A single Thermosynechococcus vestitus BP-1 DNA region contains:
- the yidC gene encoding membrane protein insertase YidC → MDFGIGFLSNNVMLPILDFFYGIVPSYGLAIVALTLVVRFAVYPLSAGSIRNMRRMKVVQPIMQKRMQEIQQKYKDNPAEQQKAMAEVYREFGNPLAGCFPLLLQLPILFALFATLRGSPFADVNYQINLQIVPPDQPVLAQPFATKPQNIYVDEGVHFPIQAVVPSGTRIPVGQMVDLQFQTKEGKPFSELVAAYPNSHLQPKWQIIRGQERATIDREGHLQALQPGEVTVQGTIPGIAADKGFLFISALGHVGVIDQGELFITLPDGARQFNWGAIHWDILVMILGFGVSLYVNQLLSGQGSSNNPQQQTVNQLTPIIFSGMFLFFPLPAGVLLYMLIANIFQTVQTFILQREPLPENLQKLVEEQERAEAIKNRAPLPFEGKGAKGAKATKAKGNPSS, encoded by the coding sequence ATGGATTTTGGTATCGGTTTCCTCTCCAACAATGTCATGCTGCCAATCCTTGATTTTTTCTATGGGATTGTGCCCAGCTATGGCCTTGCTATTGTGGCTCTGACACTGGTGGTGCGCTTTGCCGTCTATCCCCTGAGTGCCGGGTCAATTCGCAATATGCGGCGCATGAAGGTTGTCCAGCCGATCATGCAAAAACGGATGCAGGAAATTCAACAGAAATACAAGGACAATCCTGCGGAACAGCAAAAGGCAATGGCAGAAGTCTATAGGGAGTTTGGCAATCCCTTGGCGGGCTGCTTCCCGCTGCTATTGCAGTTGCCGATTCTCTTTGCCCTCTTTGCAACGCTGCGCGGCTCACCCTTTGCCGATGTGAATTACCAGATCAACCTGCAAATTGTTCCCCCGGATCAACCGGTCTTAGCCCAGCCCTTTGCCACCAAACCGCAAAATATCTACGTTGACGAGGGGGTACACTTCCCGATTCAAGCGGTGGTTCCCAGTGGTACCAGAATTCCAGTCGGTCAAATGGTGGATCTGCAGTTCCAAACCAAGGAGGGCAAACCCTTTAGTGAACTGGTGGCTGCCTATCCCAATAGTCACTTGCAACCAAAGTGGCAAATTATTCGCGGTCAAGAGCGGGCCACCATTGATAGGGAAGGTCATCTACAGGCCCTGCAACCCGGTGAGGTAACAGTTCAGGGAACAATCCCGGGGATTGCTGCTGATAAAGGTTTCCTCTTTATCTCTGCCCTTGGTCATGTGGGTGTGATTGATCAAGGGGAACTCTTCATCACCCTACCCGATGGTGCTCGCCAGTTTAATTGGGGCGCAATCCACTGGGATATTCTCGTCATGATCCTTGGCTTTGGCGTCAGTCTCTACGTCAACCAGTTGCTCTCTGGCCAAGGCAGCAGTAACAACCCGCAGCAGCAAACGGTTAATCAATTAACACCGATCATCTTTTCCGGGATGTTTCTCTTTTTCCCGCTGCCGGCCGGGGTGCTGCTCTATATGCTCATAGCTAACATCTTCCAGACGGTGCAAACCTTTATTCTCCAACGGGAGCCGCTGCCAGAGAATCTACAAAAGCTCGTGGAGGAGCAGGAACGGGCTGAAGCCATCAAAAATCGTGCTCCTCTTCCCTTTGAGGGTAAGGGGGCTAAAGGTGCTAAGGCCACTAAAGCCAAGGGTAATCCATCAAGTTGA
- a CDS encoding PH domain-containing protein, whose translation MPGISEDVFYEGGPHWGDLVINLLLGLTVICLPLTVGAIVRALWLRYRITNRRITVIGGWMGRDRSDVIYNEITKVVTVPRGWGAYGDMVVTLKDGSRLEMRAVPRFREIYDYISTKLSPAAKSVSGAIGS comes from the coding sequence ATGCCGGGAATTTCTGAAGATGTTTTCTACGAAGGCGGTCCCCACTGGGGTGACCTGGTAATCAACTTGCTCTTGGGGCTAACGGTGATCTGTCTGCCCCTGACCGTTGGTGCCATTGTCCGTGCTCTCTGGCTGCGGTACCGCATTACGAATCGCCGGATTACGGTCATTGGCGGCTGGATGGGGCGCGATCGCTCCGATGTCATTTATAACGAAATCACTAAAGTCGTCACCGTTCCGCGCGGCTGGGGTGCCTACGGCGATATGGTTGTCACCCTCAAAGATGGTAGCCGCTTAGAAATGCGCGCTGTCCCCCGCTTCCGTGAAATTTACGACTACATTTCTACCAAATTGAGTCCCGCTGCCAAAAGTGTCAGTGGCGCGATTGGTTCTTAA
- the rpmH gene encoding 50S ribosomal protein L34, protein MTQRTLGGTVRKRKRTSGFRARMRTKSGQNVIKARRRKGRARLTV, encoded by the coding sequence ATGACGCAACGTACACTGGGCGGCACTGTCCGCAAACGTAAACGCACCTCTGGGTTCCGCGCGCGCATGCGTACCAAATCGGGTCAAAACGTCATTAAGGCACGGCGGCGTAAAGGACGGGCACGGCTTACCGTCTAG